The Actinomycetota bacterium genome window below encodes:
- a CDS encoding WecB/TagA/CpsF family glycosyltransferase has protein sequence MTPAESRYAHDTLEVLGVRVDRVDPMQTMEAIAGMLGTDGCKQVVTLNPEYVMRAGREPELMRLINGSELIVPDGMGIVWASRLLGRPLKGRVTGTGLLPEIARLCAAREAGLFLLGGQPGVAEMTSAKLRHDIPGLKIAGVSSNDPGLATDERTIEAINNSGAQVLAVAYGCPKQDYWIGRNRGKLTSVRVAIGVGGAFDFISGQVPRAPKFFRRAGLEWLFRLWLEPSRARRMVALPRFGLKVLLSRKSGRA, from the coding sequence GTGACGCCTGCTGAATCCAGATACGCGCACGACACCCTGGAAGTGCTCGGCGTCCGGGTCGACCGGGTCGACCCCATGCAGACCATGGAGGCGATCGCCGGCATGCTCGGCACTGACGGCTGCAAACAGGTCGTGACCCTTAATCCTGAATATGTCATGCGCGCCGGCCGCGAGCCGGAGCTGATGAGGCTGATCAATGGCTCCGAACTGATCGTGCCGGACGGCATGGGCATCGTCTGGGCGTCCCGGCTTCTGGGCCGTCCGCTGAAGGGAAGGGTGACCGGGACCGGCCTGCTCCCCGAGATCGCCCGGCTCTGCGCCGCCCGGGAAGCTGGATTATTCCTACTGGGAGGACAGCCGGGAGTAGCGGAGATGACCTCGGCCAAACTCCGCCACGACATCCCCGGGCTTAAGATAGCCGGCGTCAGCAGCAACGACCCGGGGCTCGCGACCGACGAGCGCACCATCGAAGCGATCAACAACTCCGGAGCCCAGGTGCTGGCGGTGGCGTACGGTTGTCCCAAACAGGATTACTGGATCGGGCGGAACCGTGGAAAACTCACCAGCGTCCGCGTCGCCATCGGCGTCGGCGGCGCTTTCGACTTCATCTCGGGGCAGGTGCCGCGGGCGCCGAAGTTCTTCAGGCGGGCCGGGCTTGAATGGCTGTTCCGGTTGTGGCTGGAGCCGTCACGGGCCCGCCGCATGGTGGCGCTGCCAAGGTTCGGGCTGAAGGTGCTGCTGTCGCGGAAGTCCGGGCGGGCCTAG
- a CDS encoding glycosyltransferase family 4 protein, with translation METYVSSLCRQLAGRGHRSDVATLDYLFKTMTPLPAYECLDGTDVIRLPSMGNARYFFAPRLLELVPRYDLIHIHGVDFFVDMLGTCKWMHGRPVVLSTHGGFFHTPWFPALKKAYFQTFTRMALTGVDRIIASSPKDQELFSQISGRVTLVENGIDYETFAGVVKRMGGASAEGTGAAPGGENLVFIGRISKNKRVDRLLEMLAVLRQQRPDATLTVVGPDWEGLQAGLEAQADGLGLGEAARFTGVLPQEDMLDILAGASLFVSASEYEAFGLSTVEAMASGTVPVVSRIPAFEDLVADGETGFLVDFSDPVGAAASVAQALAMPEAQLQKMGADAKAAASRHDWSQVADQIIDIYEEVIASRDAC, from the coding sequence ATGGAAACTTACGTCTCCAGCCTCTGCCGGCAACTGGCCGGACGCGGCCACCGCTCCGACGTGGCCACTCTCGACTACCTTTTCAAAACGATGACGCCGCTACCGGCTTACGAATGCCTGGACGGCACCGACGTGATCCGCCTTCCCTCGATGGGTAACGCGCGTTATTTCTTCGCGCCTCGCCTGCTGGAACTTGTCCCGCGTTACGATCTGATCCATATCCACGGAGTAGATTTCTTCGTCGACATGCTGGGAACCTGCAAATGGATGCACGGCCGGCCGGTGGTTTTATCCACCCATGGAGGCTTTTTCCACACTCCCTGGTTCCCGGCGCTGAAAAAGGCGTACTTCCAGACCTTCACCCGGATGGCCCTGACCGGTGTCGACCGGATCATCGCCTCGAGCCCCAAGGACCAGGAGCTGTTCTCGCAGATAAGCGGGCGGGTGACCCTGGTGGAGAACGGCATCGACTATGAGACTTTTGCGGGGGTGGTGAAGCGGATGGGCGGCGCGAGCGCGGAAGGTACAGGCGCGGCACCCGGCGGCGAGAACCTCGTCTTCATCGGCCGCATCTCCAAGAACAAGCGGGTGGACCGGCTGCTGGAGATGCTCGCTGTTCTGAGACAGCAGCGGCCCGATGCGACCCTGACCGTGGTCGGCCCCGACTGGGAAGGGCTACAGGCAGGTCTGGAAGCGCAGGCAGACGGGCTCGGCCTGGGCGAAGCTGCCCGTTTCACCGGTGTCCTTCCCCAGGAAGATATGCTGGATATACTGGCTGGCGCCAGTCTTTTTGTCTCAGCCTCGGAGTATGAAGCCTTCGGCCTCTCAACGGTCGAGGCGATGGCCAGCGGCACGGTCCCGGTGGTCAGCCGTATCCCCGCTTTTGAGGACCTGGTGGCCGACGGCGAGACCGGCTTTCTGGTCGATTTCAGTGACCCTGTGGGGGCAGCGGCCAGCGTGGCACAGGCACTCGCAATGCCGGAGGCTCAGCTTCAGAAGATGGGCGCGGACGCGAAAGCCGCTGCCTCGCGCCACGACTGGAGCCAGGTCGCTGACCAGATAATCGATATCTACGAAGAGGTGATCGCCAGCCGTGACGCCTGCTGA
- a CDS encoding response regulator transcription factor, whose amino-acid sequence MDKLPILIIEDEESIASFVALYLEKEDFAVTVAATGTDGLAQAKDKDPRIVILDLMLPDIDGFEICRMIRTESDVPIIMLTARDDATDKVVGLELGADDYVTKPFDPRELVARVKSVLRRAEPHAGNGEALTVGEVTLHPDRHEVTVSSEEINLTAKEFDLLAFLMINRGLALSRQQLLEKVWGYDFFGDTRTVDVHINQLRKKLGDSLKIDTVRSIGYKLSD is encoded by the coding sequence ATGGACAAATTGCCGATTCTGATCATCGAAGACGAGGAGAGCATCGCTTCCTTCGTCGCCCTGTACCTTGAGAAGGAAGACTTCGCCGTCACGGTGGCCGCCACGGGAACCGACGGGCTTGCCCAGGCGAAAGACAAGGATCCGCGGATCGTCATCCTCGACCTGATGCTGCCCGATATCGACGGCTTCGAGATCTGCCGGATGATAAGGACCGAATCCGATGTTCCGATCATCATGCTCACCGCTCGCGACGACGCGACCGACAAAGTCGTCGGCCTCGAGCTCGGCGCTGACGACTATGTCACCAAACCTTTTGATCCCCGCGAGCTGGTCGCCCGGGTGAAGTCTGTACTGCGCCGCGCGGAGCCGCATGCTGGCAACGGCGAAGCGTTGACGGTAGGCGAAGTGACCCTTCATCCCGACCGCCATGAGGTTACTGTTTCCAGCGAAGAGATCAATCTGACTGCCAAGGAATTCGACCTTCTGGCATTCCTCATGATCAACCGGGGACTTGCCCTCTCCAGGCAACAGCTACTCGAGAAAGTCTGGGGTTATGACTTCTTCGGCGACACCCGCACCGTGGATGTCCATATCAACCAGCTCCGTAAAAAACTCGGCGACTCGCTGAAGATCGACACGGTCCGCAGCATCGGCTACAAGTTATCGGACTGA
- a CDS encoding HAMP domain-containing histidine kinase codes for MLGFTKSLKGRFAAYFALSIVITLLVSGIFSVGLVQRYLRQKTVSDLKYQVESLATQIETTGLPQRQALADLEKMYQTRVFIAPYMEQALEQLPRRGPMGDQAEANSKLLPLLDWDKLGRGETQVSETDLPEVDHEVVIAAHGFRAGGELAGAVVLSKPLRLLPSWGPLAWEFLIAGSISLAVSLLLAFLLARRLSKPLHEITQAATAVAEGDFSNELTVRSNDEIGRLADAFRNMSAEVRQAQEQQRQFVINVSHELKTPLTAIAGHAQALQDGVATDPEAVTKSLGVIVLETKRLSRLIEDLLSLAKFDARQFALRHDTVVVSDIIESVADALARDAAGRGISLSADLDAIPETPEFSVTSDPDRLRQILANLVQNALSHTPSGGRVTISARQVPAQSPSVAGHLEIEVADTGRGIAPDDLPHIFDRFYRSGEGARDAGLGLGLSISRELARALGGEITVASTQGQGSRFALTLPLKA; via the coding sequence ATGCTGGGTTTCACCAAAAGCCTGAAAGGCCGCTTCGCTGCATATTTCGCTCTCTCGATAGTAATTACGCTGCTCGTCTCCGGCATCTTCTCGGTCGGGCTGGTACAACGCTACCTGCGCCAGAAGACCGTTTCCGACCTGAAATACCAGGTCGAATCCCTTGCCACCCAGATAGAGACCACCGGACTGCCACAGCGTCAGGCACTGGCCGACCTGGAGAAGATGTACCAGACGCGGGTCTTCATCGCGCCCTACATGGAGCAGGCTCTCGAGCAGCTACCCCGCCGCGGACCCATGGGCGATCAGGCCGAAGCCAACAGCAAGCTGCTGCCCCTGCTCGACTGGGATAAGCTCGGGCGAGGAGAGACACAGGTATCCGAGACCGACCTGCCCGAGGTCGACCATGAGGTGGTGATCGCCGCCCACGGTTTCAGGGCCGGCGGCGAACTGGCGGGAGCCGTGGTGCTCTCAAAACCGCTGAGGCTGCTTCCCTCCTGGGGCCCGCTCGCATGGGAGTTCCTGATTGCGGGATCAATATCTCTGGCGGTCTCCCTGCTGCTGGCATTCCTGCTGGCGCGACGCCTTTCCAAACCATTGCATGAGATCACCCAGGCGGCGACCGCCGTCGCTGAGGGCGATTTCTCCAATGAGCTGACTGTCCGTTCCAATGATGAGATCGGCCGCCTCGCCGACGCCTTCCGCAACATGTCAGCGGAGGTCAGGCAGGCTCAGGAACAGCAGCGCCAGTTCGTCATCAACGTCAGCCACGAGCTGAAGACGCCGCTGACCGCCATCGCCGGCCACGCCCAGGCGCTGCAGGATGGGGTGGCTACCGATCCGGAAGCGGTTACGAAATCCCTGGGCGTGATCGTGCTGGAGACAAAACGCCTGAGCAGGCTGATCGAAGACCTGCTGAGCCTGGCGAAGTTCGATGCCAGGCAGTTCGCGCTCAGGCATGACACTGTGGTGGTCAGCGACATTATCGAATCGGTCGCCGACGCGCTCGCCCGCGACGCAGCCGGCCGTGGGATCTCACTTTCGGCCGACCTCGACGCGATTCCCGAGACCCCTGAATTCTCGGTCACCAGTGATCCGGACCGCCTGCGGCAGATCCTGGCCAACCTGGTGCAGAACGCCCTTTCACACACACCCTCCGGCGGCCGGGTCACCATATCCGCCCGGCAGGTCCCTGCTCAAAGCCCCTCTGTCGCCGGCCATCTCGAGATAGAAGTGGCAGACACCGGCCGTGGCATCGCTCCGGACGATCTGCCCCACATCTTCGACCGCTTCTATCGTAGCGGCGAGGGCGCCCGCGATGCCGGGCTGGGCCTGGGTCTCTCGATCTCACGGGAGCTCGCTCGAGCCCTCGGCGGCGAGATCACCGTTGCCTCTACGCAGGGACAGGGCTCACGCTTCGCATTGACGTTGCCGCTCAAGGCATGA
- the greA gene encoding transcription elongation factor GreA gives MTDKEIILTAEGFERLSEEIEYLSTIKREEISERIKEAREFGDISENSEYNEAKNEQAKLEMRIGTLEMKLRNARVLSGSEIKTDAVGIGCKVHLEDVKHGDSFTYIVVGSAEADPANKKLSNESPVGKAIMGHKAGETVRVATPRGGAKYKIVSIRKG, from the coding sequence TTGACTGACAAGGAAATCATCCTGACAGCCGAGGGTTTTGAGCGGCTCTCAGAAGAAATCGAATATCTCTCCACGATCAAGCGCGAGGAGATATCCGAGCGGATCAAGGAAGCCCGCGAGTTCGGCGACATCAGCGAGAACAGCGAGTACAACGAAGCCAAGAACGAGCAGGCCAAGCTCGAGATGCGCATCGGCACCCTGGAGATGAAGCTCCGCAATGCGCGGGTGCTCTCCGGCTCCGAGATCAAGACCGACGCGGTGGGAATCGGCTGCAAGGTCCATCTGGAAGACGTCAAGCACGGCGACTCGTTCACTTATATAGTCGTCGGTTCGGCTGAGGCCGACCCGGCCAACAAGAAGCTTTCCAACGAATCTCCCGTAGGCAAGGCGATCATGGGCCACAAGGCAGGCGAGACCGTAAGGGTCGCTACACCGCGCGGCGGCGCCAAGTACAAGATCGTCTCCATCCGGAAGGGATAG
- the lysS gene encoding lysine--tRNA ligase has protein sequence MADRPADRPVSEAEERRQKLEQLLESGQSPYLNRFPDPEPVTPLLEKYESFENGESSEEEHRVAGRILIKRGHGKATFLVLKDTTGRIQLYGNIDILGEETYEEFRRLDIGDLVGITGPVFRTRRGELSVEVRSFILLAKALHPLPEKWHGLTDVEIRYRQRYLDLIVNDEVHRAFYIRGKVLSSLRRFMDGRGFLEVETPILQTIPGGATARSFESHHNALDLKLYMRIALELHLKRLIVGGFDKVYEVGRIFRNEGISTKHNPEFTMMESQQAYADYGDVMEMVEQLVAHIAKDVLGTLKVTWKGGDVDLTPPWRRATLRDLIREHSGVDFVDYPEREALLAKVQELGVEVDPAASWGKLVDELLSNFVEPKLIQPTFIIDYPLELSPLARPKDDDPTLVERFEGFIGGMEISNCFSELTDPLDQRRRFEEQAAQREAGDEEAGYVDEDFLTALEYGMPPSGGSGIGIDRLCMILTDSPSIRDAILFPLLRPEK, from the coding sequence ATGGCCGACAGGCCTGCCGACAGGCCCGTATCCGAGGCCGAAGAGCGCCGCCAGAAACTCGAGCAGCTGCTCGAGTCGGGCCAGTCACCCTACCTCAACCGTTTTCCCGATCCCGAACCGGTAACGCCGCTGCTCGAAAAGTACGAGTCTTTCGAGAACGGCGAATCCAGCGAGGAAGAGCACCGGGTAGCCGGCCGTATCCTCATCAAGCGCGGCCACGGCAAGGCCACCTTCCTGGTCCTCAAGGATACCACCGGCCGGATCCAGCTCTATGGCAACATCGATATCCTCGGGGAAGAAACCTACGAGGAATTCCGCCGCCTCGATATCGGCGACCTGGTCGGCATCACCGGCCCGGTCTTCCGCACCCGCCGCGGCGAGCTTTCCGTCGAAGTCAGAAGCTTCATCCTGCTGGCCAAGGCCCTTCATCCCCTTCCGGAAAAGTGGCACGGGCTCACCGATGTGGAGATCCGTTACCGCCAGCGCTATCTCGACCTCATCGTCAACGACGAGGTTCACAGGGCGTTCTACATCCGCGGCAAGGTGCTCTCGAGCCTGAGGCGCTTCATGGATGGCCGCGGCTTCCTCGAAGTCGAGACGCCGATCCTGCAGACGATCCCCGGCGGCGCCACCGCGCGTTCGTTCGAATCGCACCATAACGCCCTCGACCTCAAACTTTATATGCGCATCGCCCTCGAGCTTCACCTTAAGCGGCTCATCGTCGGCGGTTTTGACAAGGTGTACGAAGTGGGGCGCATCTTCCGCAACGAGGGCATCTCCACAAAGCACAATCCCGAGTTCACCATGATGGAATCGCAGCAGGCCTACGCCGACTACGGCGACGTCATGGAGATGGTCGAACAGCTGGTAGCGCATATCGCCAAGGACGTGCTCGGAACGCTCAAGGTGACCTGGAAGGGGGGGGACGTAGACCTGACACCCCCATGGCGCCGTGCTACTCTGCGAGACCTTATCAGGGAACACAGCGGCGTCGATTTCGTCGACTATCCCGAGCGCGAGGCGCTGCTGGCCAAGGTGCAGGAGCTTGGTGTCGAGGTCGACCCGGCCGCTTCGTGGGGCAAGCTGGTGGACGAGCTGCTCTCGAATTTCGTCGAGCCCAAACTGATCCAGCCGACTTTCATCATCGACTATCCACTGGAGCTGTCGCCGCTGGCGCGCCCCAAGGACGACGACCCGACTCTGGTGGAGCGCTTCGAGGGCTTCATCGGCGGCATGGAGATATCCAACTGTTTCAGCGAGCTGACTGATCCGCTAGACCAGCGCCGCCGCTTCGAAGAGCAGGCAGCCCAGCGCGAGGCGGGCGACGAAGAAGCGGGCTATGTTGACGAAGATTTCCTGACCGCACTGGAATACGGCATGCCGCCCTCAGGCGGTTCCGGCATAGGCATCGACCGCCTCTGCATGATCCTCACCGACTCGCCGAGCATCCGCGACGCGATCCTCTTCCCGCTGCTGCGGCCTGAAAAGTAG
- a CDS encoding DUF262 domain-containing protein, whose product MDEKEELEKEDIDEAELIEDEADKDETVPNVSYDVTSYGSDPEVDGLVRKLERGDVFIPPFQRDYVWRQPEASRFIESLLLGLPVPGIFLATEQETNKQLVIDGQQRLKTLQFFYEGYFNPKPGEKRRRVFSLTKVQKPFEGKTYSDLDERDRVRLDNSIIHATIVKQTSPPGDDTSLYHIFERLNTGGRRLAAQEMRVALYHGNLMNRIRELNDYSIWRNIFGKTHTRLKDQELILRFMALYTDFKDYSRPMGEFLNKYAGRNRNVGDDHLEEPLEAFRNCCNHFWDALGKEIFRPTRALNAAVFDSCMIGLAQRLKKDSHVNPKQIKKAYESLLDDSSYAESVSRSTADEAYVDRRIKLSTSAFSQI is encoded by the coding sequence ATGGATGAAAAGGAAGAACTCGAAAAAGAAGACATAGATGAAGCTGAGTTAATAGAGGATGAAGCAGACAAAGATGAAACGGTACCAAATGTTTCATACGATGTAACGAGCTATGGATCGGATCCAGAAGTTGATGGTCTGGTTAGAAAATTAGAGCGCGGTGATGTTTTTATCCCGCCTTTTCAAAGAGACTATGTGTGGCGACAGCCGGAAGCATCCCGATTTATAGAATCTCTTCTATTGGGCCTACCAGTACCTGGAATCTTTCTTGCCACCGAACAAGAAACGAACAAACAACTAGTTATCGATGGTCAGCAGCGACTTAAAACGCTGCAATTTTTTTATGAAGGATACTTTAATCCTAAGCCGGGAGAAAAAAGAAGGCGCGTTTTTAGCTTGACAAAAGTTCAAAAACCATTTGAAGGAAAAACGTATTCCGATCTTGATGAAAGAGATAGAGTCCGTTTAGATAATTCGATTATTCACGCAACCATCGTAAAACAGACTTCTCCTCCAGGGGATGATACCAGCCTTTATCATATATTTGAAAGACTAAATACAGGTGGTAGACGGCTAGCAGCGCAAGAAATGCGCGTTGCACTTTATCACGGTAATCTTATGAATAGGATTCGAGAGCTAAATGACTATTCTATATGGAGAAATATCTTTGGAAAGACACATACGAGATTAAAAGATCAGGAATTAATACTTCGTTTTATGGCCCTCTATACCGACTTTAAGGACTACAGCAGGCCAATGGGCGAATTTTTAAATAAGTATGCAGGGCGCAATCGTAACGTCGGCGATGACCATCTTGAAGAACCATTAGAAGCATTCCGAAATTGTTGTAACCATTTTTGGGATGCTCTTGGAAAAGAAATCTTCCGGCCCACTCGGGCATTGAATGCAGCAGTTTTTGATTCATGCATGATAGGCCTAGCGCAACGCTTAAAGAAAGACTCACATGTCAATCCTAAACAAATTAAGAAAGCTTACGAGTCTTTGCTCGATGATTCGAGTTATGCAGAATCCGTGTCGCGTTCTACCGCGGATGAAGCTTATGTAGACCGTCGTATAAAATTATCAACATCAGCCTTTTCACAGATATGA
- a CDS encoding DUF3089 domain-containing protein, whose product MLAGCGSNGTNTTADNSTAGTSTTSQGPDYSNAANWLALPSSPDAKPVDVFFLYPTAYQQPSPSDPIVCAIDNPQMQAGAKSAFARTATAFETEANIYAPWYEQAAIQVLSLPLDQQQEIVGGQPTQDAIAAFDYYIKHYNKGKPFILASHSQGSNIMINLLAAYMKDHPDVYARMIAAYVPGYSITPQYLQQNPELKFAKGPDDTGVIISYNTVAPNATMPDPVVLPGALVINPITWTTDQTLATAAQNLGSLSVDANGNVALDAQGQPQRVLNYADAQIDTAKGELICTVDPGTLAQNDMVAGGIYHNYDYPFYYFDLRANAANRIARFLAR is encoded by the coding sequence ATGCTGGCAGGCTGTGGAAGCAACGGAACTAACACTACGGCAGACAACTCTACTGCCGGCACGTCAACTACATCCCAGGGACCAGACTATTCGAACGCGGCAAACTGGCTGGCGCTTCCTTCCTCACCCGACGCCAAGCCGGTCGACGTCTTCTTCCTCTACCCGACAGCCTATCAGCAGCCCAGCCCGAGCGATCCGATAGTCTGCGCGATCGACAATCCGCAGATGCAGGCAGGAGCAAAATCAGCGTTCGCGAGAACAGCTACCGCTTTTGAGACTGAAGCCAATATCTATGCGCCCTGGTACGAGCAGGCCGCAATTCAGGTCCTGTCCCTGCCGCTAGACCAGCAACAGGAGATAGTGGGAGGCCAGCCGACGCAGGACGCGATAGCTGCTTTTGACTACTACATCAAGCACTACAACAAAGGCAAGCCGTTCATCCTGGCGAGCCACTCCCAGGGATCGAACATCATGATCAACCTGCTGGCCGCCTACATGAAGGATCATCCTGATGTATACGCGCGAATGATCGCCGCGTATGTGCCCGGATATTCGATCACGCCCCAGTATCTTCAGCAAAATCCGGAACTTAAGTTCGCGAAAGGCCCTGATGACACTGGAGTGATCATCTCCTACAACACGGTCGCTCCCAATGCCACGATGCCCGATCCGGTGGTGCTGCCGGGGGCCCTGGTCATAAACCCCATAACCTGGACCACGGATCAGACGCTGGCGACCGCCGCCCAGAATCTGGGAAGCCTCTCTGTAGACGCCAACGGCAATGTGGCGCTGGACGCGCAGGGGCAACCGCAAAGAGTCCTGAATTACGCGGACGCACAGATCGATACAGCGAAGGGTGAGCTGATCTGCACTGTCGACCCTGGCACTCTCGCTCAGAATGACATGGTAGCCGGAGGTATTTACCACAACTACGACTACCCGTTCTACTATTTCGATCTGCGGGCAAATGCCGCTAACCGGATCGCCAGGTTCCTGGCGAGGTAA